The DNA segment TGTGCTGTTTCAATATCTTTAATTTTAACTTTTGTAAGCATTTCAAACTCTTCTTTAAATCTTTCACTAGCTCTTTGTGACATAGCACTTAATACTTTTTGCATATCTTCATCTGTTGCATTTTTCATTGCTGTTGCAACATCTGCTGTATCAACATTTTGTAAGATTTTCATTATATACTCTGAATCAAGTTTTAATAAATCTTCAAATACAAACATATTCTCTTTAATTTTTGTTGCTAATGAAGTATCAACCCCATTAATATTTTTAAGAATATCTTGTGCCCTTGGACCTAATCTATTTAACATATCAGCAACAACTTTAACCCCACCAACAGTAACAATAGAAGATAATAGAGATTCAAGTTTTTTCTCTAAAACTACAGATATCGTTCTAACAACATCAGGGGATACATCTTTTATTGTAGCCATTTGCATTGTAACTTTAACTTTAATATCTTCATCAAGTTGTGTTAAGACCTCTGCTGCTTTATGAGGCTCCATATGAGACAAAATTACTGCAATAGTTTGAGGTGATTCCTCTTTAATAAAGTCTGATAACTGCTTTGGATTAATGGCATCCAAATACGCAAAAGACTGTGAAGCTAGTTTCATTCTAGATAGTTTTGCTAAGACCTCATCAGCTTCAGCTTTACCTAGTGATTTATATAAAATATCCTTTGCATAATCATAACCACCTGAACTAATAAATGATTTTGATCTTGTAAATAGATGAAACTCTTCTAATATTGCCAAAGATGTCTCTTTGTCAATTGCATTAATCATTGTAATCGCTGTTGATATCTCTTCCACAAGGTGTTTAGGCATATGCTGAAATATTTTAACTGTAGCTTCTTCTCCAATTAAAACGCAAAATTTAGCAACCTTCTCGAGCATACTCATGCCCTTTAGAATATCTTTTACTTCTGCCATTTATAAACCTTACTTAAATTTACCGCTACCTTCAGTGAGAAGGAGCTCCAGCATTTTTGCAATACTTTCTGGATTATTATTAATCTCTTTATCTAATGCCTCAATAAGTACCTCATATTTTGCAGCACTCTCTTCATCTAAACCTTCAATATTATTTAGAATCTGGCTTTTTACTTTTGCTTTAAGTCTTCCTTGTGCAGAATTTGCATCAAACTCATCCTCATAATCTGACATAAAGCCATCCATTAGATTTTTATCTATTGGATTACCATCTTTATCAAGTTTTTTACCACCTTTTTCCCCAAGAATCACAATTTCATGGTTGACAATAAATTTTTTATAAAAAACAAAAAGAAGAATTGCAGCTATTAAGTACTGGATATACTCAGAGAACTCTTTTAAAATAGTTCTTATTTTTGATACTTGATCAACTTCATCATCTTGAGATACAATAACATTACCATTTTCATCAAGTCTAGTTCCATTGGCTTGTGTACCATTAGCTACACCAATAAATTTAAAATCTTTAACAGTTATCTTATCTTCTCTTTTTGGGTCATATCCAATGGTATCTTGAACAATTGATTGAATAGAAGCTAAAAATTCATCTCTATTTTGAATACCTTCTAAAACAGTTGAGTCAAAAGTAACAGCAGCAGTCACTCTTTTTATTGTAGAGTAGTTATTGTTCTTTTCATCAATAACTTTTTTAGATATTTCATAATTAGTGATATTTTTTGTTACAACAGAATTTGATTTTGAAGAGTTATTCCCTGTTGCATTTTCTGGAACTTGAATATTACTATCAACTCCTGCAACTCCTCCTGTACTATCTTTAGTTCCACTAGAACTGCTCTCAGATTCATCTGTTTGTTGACTTCTAATTGTCCCTTCTGGGTCATATATCTCTTGTTGGATATGTCTCTTTTTAAACTCTAAATCCAAACTAACTCTTGCAACAACTCTTCCAACACCAACAAAAGGTTCAAGTAGAGCAACTATCTTTCTCTCATAATCCTCTTCAAGCTTCTGTTTATATTTATTCTGTGCCATAGATTTTTGGTTATCTAAATCATCAGAAGACATTTGTAAAAGTGCACCATCTTGGTCTATTAATTGTATATTTTCAACTTTCAAATCTGAAACAGCTGATGCAATAAAATTTTTGATTCCATCAATCTGTTTTTGTGTTAAATAAACACCTGGCTTCATAGAGATAACAGCAGAGGCTGTTGGTTCAGTTCTTCTTTCTGTAAAAATTGTTTCTTTTGGTATTGCTATTTTTACACTTGCTCGTAAAACTCCAGAAAGGGATTCTAATGATCGTGAAAGTTCACCTTCAAGTGCTCTTAAATATTTAACTTTATTTTCAAAGTTAGTGGTACCCAGTGAAGATTTTTCAAATATTTCCCAACCAACATGGTTACTAGTAGCCGCTTCACTTGTAACAAGTTTTATTTTTGCAATATTTATAAAATCTTTTGATGTTTTTAGTGTTAAATTATCTCCACTACCAACAACTGAAAAATCTATTCCTGATGCTTCTAACTCATTTGAAGCTAGCATTACCTGGTTTTTAGTCAAATTTGATGCTATTGTATAATTTAATTTTTTATCTTCTGCTTTTATATTTGAATATAATAATAAACCAATTAACAATATAAAAAGAACAGAAAAACCACCTATAATCACAGCTCTTTGCGCAGAGTTGAGATTATTAATAAACTTTAAAAGTTGATCCATATAACAAATACCCTAAATTAATTTTTTGCTGACGATTCAATAACAGATTTAAACCATGTAGAATCTTTTTTGATTGATGATTGTAATGCATCGAATATAACTTTGTTTTTAGACATTTCACTCATTTGTGAATCTAAATTTACATTATTACCATCATTCTGTTCTTCTAAACCCTTTAATTCAATAAGTTTAGACTTTTCTTGTTGTTTTAAACTATCATTTGATCCTGCAATATGCATTGAACTTGTTGTTGTAAGAGATAAATCATTACTGTTATTAGCTTTTTGTAGTTCATCTTCAAAAACTAAATCTTTTGTTTTATAATTTGGCGTGTTAATATTTGCTATATTACTTGATATAACATTTTGTCTATCATTTCTAAAACTTAATTGGTCAAATAAAAGACCTGTTACTTTACTTGCTTCCATTAGCTGTTATTATTCCCAAGTTTATCTATTAATTTTCCATTCATCTGATCTATTGAACTAACTGCCTTTTGAGACTGCTCAAAACTTCTATGTGCTTCAATGAGTTGAACCATACTTGAAACAGAGTTAACATTAGATTTCTCTATAGCTCCTTGAATCAATTCTCCTTCAATATTTTCTAGAACTTGTACTGCTGCACCATCTTTCTCTTTATAGTTGTTATCTTTATACTTTTCTATATCTGTATAAGAAATTTTTGCAATTGAAATTTGGTTTTGAAAATCATCAGCTACTTCAATTGGACCATTATCATTTCCTAATACAAATTGTCCATTTGAATCAACTAAAAAACCATTCAAATTTTTAAATGCCCCATCTCTTGTATATACAACCTCTCCGCTGCTATCTTGAACTCTAAAAAAAGTATCACTACTATTTAAAGCAAAATCCAAAGCATTACCAGTTGGCATTATTGGACCCATTTCACTATTTATATACTTACTATCCATTTTAGGTATAGTATTTGTTACAGTATTTATTTTTGTTGGAGTAAAACCTTCATTTTGAGCTCTTTGAAGATAATAGTTAAAAGAACCTTCAGTAGTATCCTCTTGTTTAAACCCGTGAGTATTGATATTAGCTAAATTATTTGATACAACATCAATTCTATTGATCTGGTTTACCATTGATGCAGCTAAAGGATAAGTACCTTGATTCATATTAAACTCCTTATTTATTAAACTCTGCTATTAATGCCTCTAAATCATCACCTGCCATTAAATCATCTGTACTAGAATCTCCATGTATATGTCTTGCAACAGCAACTTCTGGTCTTCCTTCTTGATCTTCAAATAGATTATTTAGATAAATTGTTAACTTTCTAATAACAGACATAACTCTTTCAATTTTTTGTCTATTAATATCATGATATTGCATCAATTCCATTGCCTGAAAAATCTCAGTATTTCCACTATTTAACTTTTCATTTGCATCACTTATATGTTCACTCATCTGTTTTGCAAACTCTAAATTTTGTTTAAAAGATTCTATATTAGGAAATTTTTGATTTAAAGAAGAGAGCATATTTATCTGTTTTTCACTAAAGTTACTTAAGGCTTTAATATCTTTTTGAATTGCATTGTTATAATCTAAGATATTACTTAAAACATCAAAAATTTTACTAGCTTTTTCTTCAGAATCAGTTGCAACAGCACTTAATTGACTAACAACTTTAGTGTCCTCTTCAACAGGAAAAGGAAAAACACCACTATTTATTTTATGATCTAAATCATCTTTATGAGATTCCTCTTTATTCTCTTTTGGTTTAACTTCTTCCTCTTCTGTTATACCATCAATTGAAGAGAGAAGTTCATCTATATTATCTGTAGAAATTTGTTCATTTGAAGCAGCAATAGTCTCTTCTATTGTAGGTTCTTTTTCCTCTTCTACAACTTTATTTTCCTCTTCATTAGAACCACTAGCTTCTAACTCTTTAATAATGTCATCTATATTCGTTTCATCATTAGACTCTTCAGAGACTTCAACATTTTCAAGACTATTTAAAATATCATCAACTGATTCATCTTCTTCTGCACTTTTGGCTTCTTCTTTAGATAAATCGCCAGTTTGTGCTATCAATGCATTAATATCATCTTCAGACATATTGTCCTGAGACTCTGCCTTCTCTTCTTCTGGTTCAGAGCTTGCCTCATCATCTTTAAACTCCAAACCATTCATCAAAGACTCAATCTCTTCTTGACTCATACTCATAATCTACACCTTAATTGATATTTTAAACTATTTCAAAACTCCGTCTAGTTTCTCTTTTAACACTTCTGCATTAAATGGTTTAACTATATAGTTATTAACTCCAGCTTTTAATGCAGTAATTACCTCATTTTTCCCACCTTCAGTAGTAATCATGATTATAGGAGTTTTTTGATGTTTCCCTTCACTTCTTACTTTTTTGACTAGTTCTAAACCATTCATATTAGGCATATTCCAGTCTGTTAAAATGATATCATATTGAGACTCTTCCAATAATTTCCATGCTTTTACACCATCTTCGGCTTCATTGAAGTCTTCTTTCGTATAACCTAATTGCATGACAACATTACCAATAATTCTTCTCATTGTAGAACTATCATCAACAATCAATATTTTCATAACATTACCTTTTTTCAAAACTGTATTCAAAATCTTTTTATTATATAAGAAATGTTTTAAATTTACACTTAATATATAATTATTTTTTAATTAGCAATTTATCTAACTTTAAAAAATCTTTAAATATAATTATTTAATGCTACAAAAATAAAAGGATTACCATGATTAGAGGTCTTTACACAGCTGCAACGGGAATGAACGCGATGCAAAATCAAATTGATGTAACTTCAAACAATATTGCAAACGTAAATACTATAGGATTTAAGCAAGACAGAGCAGAGTTTCAAGACTTAATGTATGAAAGCTTAAACTATACTTCGGGCTTGACCTCAGAAACTACCATGAATCCGACAGGTATTGATGTTGGACTTGGAGTAAAAACATCAGGAGTTCAAAAAAACTTTAAAGAAGGTGACCTTCAAACAACCAATAATACCCTTGACTTAGCAATTCAAGGAAATGGATTTTTTCAAATAACAATGCCAAATGGTGATATTGCATATACTAGAGGTGGAGCATTTAAATTAGATAATGAAGGTAATTTAGTAAATGGAAGTGGATATTTACTAGAACCTCAAATAACTATACCTGAAAATCTAATTAAAGTTAGTATTGCTAATGATGGAACAGTTAGTGCCGAGGACCCTCAAACTGGTGAGATAACAGAATTAGGACAAATTACACTTGTTGATTTTATTAATCCTGCAGGTTTAACTCCCCTTGGTAATTCACTTTATCTTTCAAGTGATGCGTCAGGTGACCCAATTGAAGGGGTTGCTACAGAAGAGCAATTTGGTTCAATCTCTCAAGGTATGATTGAGCTTTCTAACGTAAAACTTGTAAATGAAATGGTTGATTTAATTACTGCACAAAGAGCTTATGAAGCAAACTCTAAATCAATTTCAACAGCTGATGATATGTTAGCTATTGTTAACCAATTAAAAAACTAAGTAATTTATATTAAACATGTCTGTAGATTTTGAAAAGTTAAAAAAACTTAGAGATACAAATTTTGCAAAACATAAAAAGAAAAAAAGAGAGTATTACTTAAAAAGTAAAGAAAAAAATAGTAATACCAAATATAAAAATTATAAAGAGATTGACTACTCACAAGAACTTAATAATGAAAATTTTGCAGCAAATATTAAACTTATTGCAAAAAAGCAAAAAGCCCATGTAGATGATAGAAAAGAACAAATTCTTCTTAAAATTGAAGAGTATAAAGAAAAAAAACAGAACTACTATAAAACAAATAGAAATAAAAGACTTGAATATGACAAAAATTATAGAGAAAAAAGAAAAGAGGAATTAAAAGAGTATAGAAAAGAGTATTATAGAAAGAATAAAGAAAAAATCTTAGAGAAACAAAAAGAAAAAAGAAGAGAGAAGTATAACAATGAAAAATAAGAGTGATGAAGAGATAATAGATGAAATCGTAGGCTCAGGAGATTCTGAATCTAAAGAACCTACTAATGAAGCGGACGCATTAGCAAAACTTTCAATTAGAGATGATAAAAGAAAAAATCAAAATGATGAATCTGATGATGAGTTAGAACCAGTTCTTAACGAAAACTCAAAAAGCAAAAGTGCTAATAAAGAAAATGTTATTGAAAATGAAGATAAAGATGGCTCTTTAAATAATAGTATTGATGAAGAAGATTTCCCAATTCAAAAAAAACAACCAAAAATATTTAAAGTTTTAATTGCAATTGCCGCTTTATTGTCTGTTGTTTTATTAATTGGAATCATACTATATTTTTCTGGTTTTTTTGACCCAAAACCTGTTGTAGAAACAAAAGTTGTTAAAGAGATTAAAAAAGTTGAACCTGAAGTTGTATTTAATGAAAATGATATAAACAAAAAAGAGCTTAACAAAAAACTCAATATGCTTACAAAAAAAGAGATTATGAGCCAAGAAGAGCTAGAAGCAGAAGAGAAAAAAATAGAGGAAGAGAAAAAAAGAAAAGAGGAGGAGATGCAAAAAGAGATTGAAGAGAAGAAAAAAGAAGAAGAACTAAAACTTGCTAACCAACTCACAAAAATACAAGAAGAGAAAAAAGCTCTTGAGGAACAACAACTTGCTATAAAACAGCAACAAGAAGAGTTTTTGAAACTACAAGAAGAGGCAAAAAAAGAGCTAGAAGAGAAAAAAAATCAGATTTTAAATGGAACTTCTAGTGAAAATAAACCTGCAGTTAATGCACCTGCAAAAGAAGATACTAATAGCGAAAATCCAACTACAGATGTAGCACAAACGCCACAAGAAGATAATGCTAATACTGATGAAAATAGTGCACAAACACAAGAGCAACAACTTGTATCACAAGAACAAATGCCAAAAGAAGAAGCAACAAAAATTGTAACAAAAAGCTTCCTCTCTTTTATTAATGTAGCTACTATAAAAGGTGAACTATTTAAGACATATCTTGATGATATTGAAAAATATAATAAAAACATCTCGCTATGTAGAGATACAAAAAACAATATAGAAATCTATTTTGGGCCATTTGATTCACAAAATGAGAGAGAAAAAGTATTTTCTAATTTAATGGAAAATGGTTACAAAGATGCTTATTTGGTAGATTTTACTGCTGAAGAGTACAATAAAAGATGTAAATATTAGAAGACTTACGAGTTTTCTAATATTGCATAACAATCTTTAGTCTCAATTATCTTTTTATCAATATCAACACTTAATATATAAGTATCTCTTTTGTATGGTATTAAAAAAGTTTTAGGAAGTTTTAACTCATCTACAAGTTTTGTTTCAGTTACAACTTCAAGATAGTCATCAAGTGGATATCTATGGATATCTTTTACATATCCTAGAACTTTTTCATCCTCAATAATTTTACAATCAATTATATCAAACCAAAAGTACTCATTTTTTTCCAAATTACAATTGTTTTTGCTATCCTCTTGTGATACATAAAGTTCTTGATTTGTAAGCTTTTTAGAGGTCTCTAAATCATCATAATTTTCAAATTTGATTAGCTCTCTTGAGGGGATATACTCTTCGACTTTTAAAGTCAATTTTTTATTTGTGCTAAAGATAGCACCTTTTTTGAATTGTTCAGGAAAATCAGAGTCAATAAAAAGTCTTAAGTGACCTTTTAGACCAACTGCTTTCCCTAATTTTCCAACATATACTCTGTTTTTCATTAACGAAAGTTAGTTTGCTAAAACCTGTATTTTGTAAGAAACACCATCTTTTGCTTTGCAACCATTTGCCATAGTTTTTAAAGCATTAATCATGTTACCATTTTTACCAATTAGTTTCCCAATATCAGAACTATCAGCTTTAATGGTTATCTCTGTAAATGTTTCATCAATTATATTAGTTGTTATTGAAACATCTTCAGGCTTACTAACTATAAGTTTTGCATAACTCTCTATAAAATTTGTAATCATGTTATTATTTTATACTATAATTACTTAGATGCTAATTTTTTAACTTTTTCAGATGGTTTTGCACCAACGCTTAACCAATAGTTATATCTCTCTTCATCAATTTTTAATACTTTTGGCTCAGTAACTGGGTTAAAGTATCCAATTGATTCAATCCATCCTGAATCTCTTCTCTTTCTTGAGTCTGTTACAACGATTCTGTAAAATGGTTTTTTGTTTCTTCCCATTCTTGTTAATCTAATTACTGTCATATTCTTTTCCTTTTTTTATGTTTCTTTTTTATATTTAGTATTGAATTCTAAACTCTAATAAGTTTACAACTCAATACTAAAAAACAAGGCCTATCTTGGTAGATTAAATCCGCCAGGGCCACCCGGAGCTTGCATTTGCTTCATCATACTTTGAAGCCCTTTCATTCCACCCTTTGACGAGAGTTTTTTTGCCATTTTTGAAGCATTTTTAAACTGTTTTAATATTTTGTTTATTTGAACTTCACTAAGTCCTGAACCTATTGCAATTCTTCTTTTTCTAGAAGGATTCATTAGATTTGGGTCTTCTCTCTCTTTTGGTGTCATTGAACCAATTAAAGCTTTGATTCTTTTTATATCATCAGAGTTTTCAAAGTCCATATCTTTTATAGGTCCTGCCATTTGTGAAAGACCTGGGATCATTCCAATAATAGATTTCATTGAACCTAGTTTACTCATCATTGATAGTTGATCTAAAAAGTCATTAAAATTAAACTCACCTTTTTTAATCTTTTTAGTAACCTCTTTTGCTTTTTTCTCATCAATAACAGCAGCAGTTTTTTCAGCAAGACCTTCAATGTCCCCTGCTCCCATAAGTCTAGATACAATTCTATCTGGAATAAAAACTTCCAAATCTGGCATTTTTTCACCAATACCAATAAATCTTAAAGGAACACCTACTTGATGAGCAATAGAGATTGCAACTCCACCTTTTGTATCACCATCATATTTTGATAAAATAACTCCATCTATTCCTATTTGCTCTTTAAATGAAGTTGCAGTTTTCGTAGCATCATGACCAGTTAATGAATCAGCCACATAAAAAATCTCATTTGGATTAACTGCTTTTTTAACATCACTTAATTGTGCCATTAACTCTTCATCAATTGCTAAACGTCCAGCTGTATCTATTAAAAGAACATCATAAAGTTCTTTTTTTGCTTTCTCTTTTGCTCCAAGAGCAATTTTTATAGGATCTTTTTCATTATCATCAAAATAGATATCTACTTCTATTTGAGCAGCTATTTGTTTTAACTGTTCAACTGCTGCTAATCTTTGTAAATCGGCAGCGGCAACTAATACTTTTTTCTTTCTTAGTTTTAAATAGTTTGCTAATTTACCAGTTGTTGTTGTTTTTCCTGAACCTTGAAGTCCAGTCATTAATATTACAGTAGGAGGAGTACTTGAAAATACAAAACCTTGATTACCATTTGTAGTTAAGATATTTGTTAATTCACCTCTAAGAGCTTTTAAAAATGAGTCTTGTCCAATACCATTTCTTTTTGTTTCTAATTCAATTGCAGCTACTAAATCTTTTGTTGTTTTATGGTGAACATCTGCTTTAAGTAGTGATTTTTTTAATTCAGATAATGCTCTACTTAAAGAGGCAACATCATCCTTGTGTCTAATCTTATTTACTGCATTTATTATTGAACCGGTTATTGAATCAAACAAAACTAACTCCAACTTATTTTTTGTGGATTTTATCTATACTATCCTTTAAATAAGTTTAAATACGTAGTTGTTTAAGGTTAATTTAATTATTTCAATTTTAAGAGTGCCTAGAAATGGGCACTCTAATTTTCAGGAAGCTTAAGGTTAGTTAAAATCATACACTTTGAACTCTTTTGGCTCAGGAGATTCAAATGTGTAATCAAATATTTTGGTAACTTTTGAGTGAAGAAGTACTCTATTTATGTTTGAAGCAACTTTTCCATACATTGCATCACCAATAATAGGAAATCCAGCATTACTTAAATGCACTCTAATTTGATGGGTTCGTCCAGTATCAATCACAACTTTTACTTTAGATTTATTACCCTCTACAAGCATTGGATAAATAGTTGATTTGGCACTTTTTCCCTTACTATCTACCTTTGATTTTGCCATTCCTCTATCTTTTGTAGTTAAAATAGGTTTATCAATCTCAATAGTCTCTATTACTTTCCCATCAACAATTGCAACATACTCTTTATAGACTCTATTATCTTTAAACTCTTTAATAGCCTTTTTTTGAAACTCTTCATTTTTTGCAAAAAGCATAACACCACTTGTCTCTTTGTCAAGTCTATTTAGCATAATATATTTTGGATATTTTTGTGCTACTTCATCACTTGTCATAAAGCAAGGTTTATCTAAAGCTAAAATATCATCATCTTGAAATATAACTTTTATCTTTGCCATCTCTTTTACGCTAAACTTTGTATCAGCAGGTATTTCACCCCTTGCAATCATAACTTTTTTACCATGAGCCCTTACAAGCCCTTTATCTATTAACTCTTTTGCTTTTGAGTTAGAGATCCCCTCTTGTTTTGCTAAAACTTTGTAAGCTTTATCATATTCAGCCATTTATAAACCTTTTAATTCTTCAATAATAGGGTTAATATCACCCTTTTGTACTAATTTTGCACCCTTTAGATTTTGAAGATTTTCAAGGGTACTTCTTAACTCTTCATTCTCAATTAATATATAATTATTCACACACTCAAAGAGTGATTTTTGATTAAATATATTTTTACCACTAATTAACTTGCAACCAAAATAAGCTGGTTCGATTGGATTGTGACCACCAATATTTTCAAAGGCACCACCTAAGATAACCACATCTGAAATTGCATAGATATTATTTAACTCACCTAATTTATCAACTAATATTATATCAGAATCAAAACTCTCATTTGAAGAAAATCTATGATATGTAAGATTTTTATCTTTAATATACTCTTCTATTAGTAGATTTACTTTTTCAAATCTCTCTGGGTGTCTTGGAACAATTACTAATTTCCCAAACTCTTTTTTATAACTCTCTAATATTAGCTTCTCTTCATTTTCATGGGTACTTCCAGCTGTAATTAATACTTCATCAACTCTTTTTAGCTCTTTTGTAACTATCGGAAGTTGCGCTAGTTTAATATTTCCAATTACTTCTACTTCTTTTGCTCCAAGCTCTAAAAGTCTTTTTTTATCAATTTGAGTTTGGGCAAAAATTTTATCAATATTTTTAAAAATTTTCTTATAAAAAAAAGAGAACTTTTTATATGAAGCATAAGATTTATCAGAGATTCTTGCATTTATCAAATAGGTTTTTGCACCTCTTTTTTTTGCACACAAAAAAAGCATATACCAAAGCTCCGCTTCCATTACAACTAATACCTTCTGTTTTTTAATCCAAAAGGGTAAAAAAATCTCAAAAGGAAGATACCTAACATTAGTAGTTAGTTTTTTAGCCTCTTGAAATCCAGTATTTGTAATTACTGAAATATTTATTGGGAAATTATTTTTAAACTCATCAACTAAAGGTTTTATTGCTTTGGTCTCTCCCATTGAACAAGTATGAAACCAAATACCCTCTTCTTTAAAAGAGGGATTCTCTTTTAAAAAAAATTTCGAGGGTATTGCAACTTTATATTTTGGATTTCTTAGTTTAAATAGTAAATATGGAAATATTAATAAATATGCTAAAGAAGCTAATATATAATAAACCACACTAAAGAAGCTCAATATTAAGCCTCTTCAGTTGATTCATCTTCTTTATATAAAATTCTTCCACAGTGAGGACAGTTGATAATCTCTTCAGATTTTATTACTTCAGAATAAGTTTTGTCATTTATTTTCATAAAGCATCCATAACATGCTTGGTTTTTAACAGGAACAACAGCGCTATCTTTAGCCCATCTTCTAATTTTTTGATAGAAAGTTAAGATTTTTTTATCAAACTCTTCTAATAATTCAGCTCTTTGTTGAGAAACAACATTTCTCTCTTGGTTAATCTCTTCAATTGCATTATCAACAGCAATTTGAATCTCTTTTATTGACTCTTCTTCTTCAGTCAATCTACTTTGAAGCTCTTTTAATTCCTCTTCTTTTGCAACTGCAATAGAATCAAGTCTCTCTATCTCTTCATTTGCAAATGAGATTTGTTCTTTTGCAATCTCTTCTTCAAGTTGTAAAGCTTTTAACTCTTTTTCATTCGTTACTTCATTGTTTTTTCTTGAGATGTCATCTAACTTTGATTTTAATTCAGCTAAGTGAATATTATTTTTTGTTCTTTTTGATTTAACATCATCAATTTGTGCATAAGTCTCATTTATTTTTGACTTAATTGACTCTGCAACCTCAACAAATGTTGATAGCTTAGCTTTTTCATTCTCAATTTTTGGTTCAAACATACTAATAACACCATCATATTTAGACAGTTTTATTAGATCTTGTAAATATTTATTCAACCGTTTCTCCTTGTATACAAAACTTAAATGGATTTTTTGAAGCTGTAATTATAGCTTTTAATTTATTTTTTTTCAAATATTCTTCTAATAGTCCCTCTAATAAGGGGCTAAAATGCTTTTCACTTTCATAATGTCTTATGTCAATTAGAGATATCCCTCTTGCTTTTGCTTCCATTGCATCATGATATTTTATATCACCTGTTAAAAAACAATCCGCATTAACTTCATCTATTAAAGACATACCAGCACCAGTTACAAGTGCAACTTTTTTAACTCTTTGGTTGCACTTAACATATTTTAAATACTCCAAGCCCAAACTTCTTGCTATTTTTGTTGCAAAAGAGTCAAACTCTTCATCTACATTGGCATAACAAATATATTCATCACTTTCTATTAAATCAAGCCCTAAAATCTCTTTGGCAACAAATCTATTTAAGTGAGTTTTATCAATATTTGTATGCATAGAGATAAGTGCTATATTTTTTTGAATCAAAATTTTTAGAAGC comes from the Halarcobacter ebronensis genome and includes:
- a CDS encoding zinc ribbon domain-containing protein, with translation MNKYLQDLIKLSKYDGVISMFEPKIENEKAKLSTFVEVAESIKSKINETYAQIDDVKSKRTKNNIHLAELKSKLDDISRKNNEVTNEKELKALQLEEEIAKEQISFANEEIERLDSIAVAKEEELKELQSRLTEEEESIKEIQIAVDNAIEEINQERNVVSQQRAELLEEFDKKILTFYQKIRRWAKDSAVVPVKNQACYGCFMKINDKTYSEVIKSEEIINCPHCGRILYKEDESTEEA
- a CDS encoding Nif3-like dinuclear metal center hexameric protein — translated: MKLKEIYHFLNELSPFELQEKWDNSGLLVGNFEDEIEKVYISIDLDEEILESMDENSLVITHHPLIFSPLRRVNYDTYSSKLLKILIQKNIALISMHTNIDKTHLNRFVAKEILGLDLIESDEYICYANVDEEFDSFATKIARSLGLEYLKYVKCNQRVKKVALVTGAGMSLIDEVNADCFLTGDIKYHDAMEAKARGISLIDIRHYESEKHFSPLLEGLLEEYLKKNKLKAIITASKNPFKFCIQGETVE
- the rpsP gene encoding 30S ribosomal protein S16 — encoded protein: MTVIRLTRMGRNKKPFYRIVVTDSRKRRDSGWIESIGYFNPVTEPKVLKIDEERYNYWLSVGAKPSEKVKKLASK
- a CDS encoding pseudouridine synthase family protein; this encodes MAEYDKAYKVLAKQEGISNSKAKELIDKGLVRAHGKKVMIARGEIPADTKFSVKEMAKIKVIFQDDDILALDKPCFMTSDEVAQKYPKYIMLNRLDKETSGVMLFAKNEEFQKKAIKEFKDNRVYKEYVAIVDGKVIETIEIDKPILTTKDRGMAKSKVDSKGKSAKSTIYPMLVEGNKSKVKVVIDTGRTHQIRVHLSNAGFPIIGDAMYGKVASNINRVLLHSKVTKIFDYTFESPEPKEFKVYDFN
- the ffh gene encoding signal recognition particle protein, with amino-acid sequence MFDSITGSIINAVNKIRHKDDVASLSRALSELKKSLLKADVHHKTTKDLVAAIELETKRNGIGQDSFLKALRGELTNILTTNGNQGFVFSSTPPTVILMTGLQGSGKTTTTGKLANYLKLRKKKVLVAAADLQRLAAVEQLKQIAAQIEVDIYFDDNEKDPIKIALGAKEKAKKELYDVLLIDTAGRLAIDEELMAQLSDVKKAVNPNEIFYVADSLTGHDATKTATSFKEQIGIDGVILSKYDGDTKGGVAISIAHQVGVPLRFIGIGEKMPDLEVFIPDRIVSRLMGAGDIEGLAEKTAAVIDEKKAKEVTKKIKKGEFNFNDFLDQLSMMSKLGSMKSIIGMIPGLSQMAGPIKDMDFENSDDIKRIKALIGSMTPKEREDPNLMNPSRKRRIAIGSGLSEVQINKILKQFKNASKMAKKLSSKGGMKGLQSMMKQMQAPGGPGGFNLPR
- the waaA gene encoding lipid IV(A) 3-deoxy-D-manno-octulosonic acid transferase: MSFFSVVYYILASLAYLLIFPYLLFKLRNPKYKVAIPSKFFLKENPSFKEEGIWFHTCSMGETKAIKPLVDEFKNNFPINISVITNTGFQEAKKLTTNVRYLPFEIFLPFWIKKQKVLVVMEAELWYMLFLCAKKRGAKTYLINARISDKSYASYKKFSFFYKKIFKNIDKIFAQTQIDKKRLLELGAKEVEVIGNIKLAQLPIVTKELKRVDEVLITAGSTHENEEKLILESYKKEFGKLVIVPRHPERFEKVNLLIEEYIKDKNLTYHRFSSNESFDSDIILVDKLGELNNIYAISDVVILGGAFENIGGHNPIEPAYFGCKLISGKNIFNQKSLFECVNNYILIENEELRSTLENLQNLKGAKLVQKGDINPIIEELKGL